The genomic stretch CAGCCGAACCGTCTACAGTAGAAATCGTGATGGTGTTGCTGAATGTGGTTCCATCGGCATTCGTCCCATTAATGGCGATGGTATCGCCTTGCGCCAACGTAGCGCCGTTAAACACGGAACCGATCAGGTTCGATGAAGCGTTGGCCGCGCCGCCGCCGGTATCTAGAAAGCCAGTCGATTCGACTGTCCGTTGTTGCGCGGCGACCACGTCGGTTACTTCAACTTGCAACTCGCCGCTTTCAAAGGTCGAACCCGTAATTGCCGTCACGCTATTGCCGATTTGCGCTCCGGTCGCTTGCCCGCCGATCTCTTGCGCACGCGTGGCGCCGGATTGATTTTGCGCGTCGCCGCTGGAATCAACCACCGTAAAGTCAATGTTAAAATCAGAAACGCCTTCGGTCGCGCCGGAGAACTGCAAGCGCCCCGTCGCCGCGTCGAAGCCGACGTTGGTTTCTCCCGTGTTGGTTCCGGCAGCAGAGTCAATTCCGGCTTCTTGCTCGGCTTGGTTGATCGAAGCCTGAATCGCATCAGCAAAACTGGTTGAGGCGCCGTTACCTCCCGCAAGATCGGTCAGGGCGGAGACTTGAATCGATCCAGAGAATTCCGTCTCGCCATCCGACAACACGCCCCGGAAGGTGATCGTCCCGCCGTTTTGCACTTGCGCCTCGTTAAACGAGAGGTCAGTCAGCGCATCGCCCGCCGCAGCAGCGACTCCACCCGTCGTGTTAAAGAACGACCCGGTCGAGACGGCGACATCCGTTGCATTGCGGATGCCAGTATTAATCGTTTGCGGGCCGCCGGGCGCGTCGCCTCCGACAATGGCGGCGCTTTGCGATTGTGTTTGAGTAATCGAGAGAAAATTTTGGGTGGTTGTCAGATTGCTGCGGTCTATATTGACGCCAGGATCCGTCGTTCCCGGACGCACGCCCGCCGACGGCGCCAAGTCGCCATTGAATAAACGCTGTTGGTTGAATTGGGTGGTATTGGCGACGCGCCCGATTTCGTCGATCTGCTGGCTGATTTCCGCCTGGATCGCTTGAATCGCCTGGGGATCATTCACGCCGGAGTTTCCCGCTTGAATCGCGAGTTCCCGAATACGCGACAGGCTGTCGCTGACGCCTCCCAGCGCTTGGTCGCCGGTGTTAATGAGATTGATTCCATTTTGGGCGTTGTTGACGGCTTCATTGAGGCTAATCAGGTTGGTTTGCAACTGGTTCGCGATTCGCAGCCCCGCTGCGTCGTCCCCAGCGCGGTTGATGCGCGAGCCGGATGCAAGGCGCTCAAAATTGCGTTGGATTAGCTGATTCAGCGAGTTAAGACTATTCTGCGCCTGCCCGGTGATATTATTGTTGATTCTTGAGATACCCATCATCGCCTCCAATCACCCAAGATCACGCGTTTTCAAGTCAAGCACATTTGCTTGGCGACCCAACGCGCAATCTGATGATATTGTAGTCTATTTTTGTTTCATAACCAATTTATTTTTCATGGCTTGAACCATGCAACCTAATATGCTGTTTTAATTTCGTAATCCAAGCAAAATTTCAAACACGCTGTTTGATAACGCATTCGATTGAACTAACACAGCGGCTTCGGCTTGCAGTAGAATCGAGTTACGCGCCAGCTGAGTGGTTTCTGTGGCAAGGTCAGCGCTGACGATGTCTACAAAAGCCGTTTCTAACGCAAGCGCACCACTATCGAGAGAATTGATGGTGTCGTTCAAGCGTGATTGGAATGCACCCAGCCGGGCAGTCAAATCTGTCACTTGGGTTAGAGCGGCATCGGCAATAGCAATGGCTGCCGTCGCGCCAGACGCAGTTGTAACGTCGATATTATCCAGAGTCGCCGAAGCACTGCTGCCCAGATTATCGGAAGTCACATCCGCGAATAAAATCTGTTTGAATTGATCGCTATCCCCGCCAATTTGAAACGTAAGCGCTTTGTTTGTCGTCGAAATGACAAACGTCTCACCGCCAGCGGTTTTAGGCGTAGTAATGTCTAGAATGGAATCAAAATCTAACGTGACTTGTTGGAATTTCTTGATCGGATAAATAGAAGCGTCTCCCGCCGTAAATTGCACGTCCGAGTCGCCATTTTGAAAGGTAACCAGTGTTCCGCCATTCAGTGAGCCGACAAATTCTTTCGCTGTTGTTTGCAATTGGTCTGTCCCGGCGACAAAATTACGCCCAACGCGGAATGTGACTTCAGGCGCAGTTCCGCCAGACAAATTAACGCCCTGCAAGGTAACAACTTGCCCGACGGTTGCCGTTTGAGCAGGACCGCCGTTTATCGAAAGTGCGGCGGTGGCTTCCGCCCCGGTCTGATCGACGCCTGAGTTCACGATATCAACATTCGATGTTAAGGTCCGATCAACGATAATTTGCAGGTCAGAAACCGAATCCTGGGCGAGATCATCGAAGAGGCTGATTTTCCCGGTTGCATCATTCAACGTTGCAATCGAATTTTGAAATCCAACTGCGGTTTTGGTTTTGTCGCGATTATTAATTTCCGCAATAAGACTGCCATAATCGTCGATCAATCCATCTCCCGCTCCACCATCGACTCCAACGGTGAGTTGGGTGCTAAAGGTGGTGCCGTCGGCTTCAGTCCCGTTGATCGTAAATGTATCGCCTGTGACAATTGAAACGCCGTTCAGAAAAGAGCCATTTACTGGATCAATCGCACGGGCGGAAGCGCCGCCGAAATTGCGGTCGAATTCATCCACAATCGTTAATTGACGCTGTTCAGGCGCGATGATATTGCTTACGGTGATGTTGAAAGCGCCGGAATCAAATGTTGACCCCGTGACGGCAGTGATATTGTTGCCGATGGCGGCGCTCGTCGTTGTTGCGCCAGCCTCAATGTTAAATACATCCGTATCGCGAGTGATTCCAATTTGAGTTTGGATCGCATTTGACGAATTGCGCACCGTCAGCGTCGCATCAAATTCGGTGATTTGGTTTTGCCCATTGCTGAATGTAAGTCGCCCGTTTCCGTCGATACCAACGGTTGTTTCCAGTGTCCCAGTGCCATTAACGCCGATGCTGGTTTCAGCCGCGTCAATGGAAGACTGAATAGACGTAACCAGGTTGGTCACGGTCGTTCCGCCTGCGATGCTCAATGATCCACTGAACGAGGTGGCTCCATTGGCAAGAACGCCTGAAAATTGGATAGAACCATTGGTCAATAATGAAACGCGGTTCACGGTGGAACCGACCAGAGCCGTTCCACCCGCCGCCGCAGCGCCGCCATTGATAAATTGGCTCGCGGATACGGCTAAGTCGTTCTGGAAAACAAGCCCGGTGTTGAAAGTTGCGTCTCCGCCAACCTTTATCTGAGTTGAACCAGAATTGGTCTGAGCAATATTGAGGAAAGACCGGCCTGCCAGTAAATCAGTCGCATTGGGGCCAAAGGCAAGGGAAGCGCCGAAAGGCCGCGTTCCATTTCTGAAATCGACATCGGTTGCAAGGGCGCCGTTGAGTAAATATTTGCCGTCAAATTTCGTCGTGGTGGCAATTCGGTTTAATTCATCAATTTTTTCAAGAATCACCGCTTGTTCTGTTGCGCTTCCACCTGAGGCCGCAACGGCAGAGTCGCGAATATCATTCAGCAGTTCTGTGATTTGCGAGAGCGCAGCTGTCCCGGTATTAACTAAATTGAGCGTGGTTTGAGTATTTTCTGAAGCGCGGTTTAATCCACGAAATTGTGAAGAAATTTTGTTGCTCAACACAAACCCGCTGGGATCATCCGCAGGGGAATTGATTCTTAAACCTGAACTTATACGTTGTAAATTCGTGTTCAAACTGCTTTGTGTACTGTTCAATTGGTTGATAATATGTAACGCACTGATATTGTTAGCGATGCTATTGATCACCATAATACGGCTCCTCTCACAAGGCCGATTTAGCAAAAATCCCCCACATTTTGGAAGATTTCGCTAAAGTTTTTTAGAAATTTGCCTATAATGAGATAGAGCCATATTGGAAGAAATCAGGATATTTTGATCCTGTATTCTTACATAAGACTTTGGCGTAGCGCCGATAGCCGCAAGGCTCCGGTGCTGCGGTGGTCGAATTAAGCCATAACTCACTTCTCTTGGCCGGGATGTAAAGTTATGGCTTAATTTTTTGTCTACTCGCCCAGCCGCCAAAACCCCTGGCGGCCCTATCTCAACTCACATATAAAGTAACGCGTAAAGAAACGCGGATTTTTCCGGCGTTCCCTTCATGCAAGAGCAGGAGGCCTCGGAAGCCCTGCTTGTATCATCTAGGCCAGACGCGCAGTAATTCTAATTCCAACAATCCGAATGGATTCGGGCTGCGGCGGTCAGGAAACTGCCTGCGCAAGAGATTGGCCGGGATGCGAAGGGAACGCATGGTTCATCCTTTTATTTTTGCATTCATTGCCAAATTGCGTTTAATTGACACAAAAACCATGTTTAACTTGTGGTTTTTGCCGTTTAAGCCTGAATGCGATCAAACGCAATAATGACAACGTTTTTCTGGTGGGTACGTCAAATTCGCGGAGGGTAAACGCAAAAATGGCGTAGCACCGTGCCTAAGGCATCCATCCGGATGCTGCGGCGGTCGAATTAAGCCATGGCCCACTTCTCTTGGCCGGGATGCAAAGCCGTGACTTAACATTTATTGGTATTCTTAAAATACCGTTTGGGTTTCGTTTCCTTATTCGGAATCTAGCGCTGAGCCCTACGGGCGCGCTTAACAAACAGTATTTTGACAAACACTCAATTCAAACACAAAAGCCCATCATTTTCGATGGTTTCTTGACTTGTCGTCTCTACTATCGACAGGCCTTTAGCTAAACTTTAGCTCTTTTTTTATTTTTTTTGGGAAAATGTATTTAGCTGAAAATTGAAAAAATCCCGAGCA from Candidatus Hinthialibacter antarcticus encodes the following:
- a CDS encoding flagellin, encoding MMGISRINNNITGQAQNSLNSLNQLIQRNFERLASGSRINRAGDDAAGLRIANQLQTNLISLNEAVNNAQNGINLINTGDQALGGVSDSLSRIRELAIQAGNSGVNDPQAIQAIQAEISQQIDEIGRVANTTQFNQQRLFNGDLAPSAGVRPGTTDPGVNIDRSNLTTTQNFLSITQTQSQSAAIVGGDAPGGPQTINTGIRNATDVAVSTGSFFNTTGGVAAAAGDALTDLSFNEAQVQNGGTITFRGVLSDGETEFSGSIQVSALTDLAGGNGASTSFADAIQASINQAEQEAGIDSAAGTNTGETNVGFDAATGRLQFSGATEGVSDFNIDFTVVDSSGDAQNQSGATRAQEIGGQATGAQIGNSVTAITGSTFESGELQVEVTDVVAAQQRTVESTGFLDTGGGAANASSNLIGSVFNGATLAQGDTIAINGTNADGTTFSNTITISTVDGSAGNGAAVTFQDLVDELNTRDNTLAAGGSNNQSGFTDATAQLTSGGQIQVTGDIAGASQSNFTLTVNDNSAGGGIFGTVAEQATLAQEGFAQSASVSVNGGEAQRVTAGQTVTLTGADANGGQGQITLTVGENLTNGTDAIQNQRAEFTGALNGGPQVQFSAGAQDVRFVSGNRPGESVTLDFDQTIDVPGVGAANSTTVVISATGRQANFQIGAQAGQQLSVSFGDIRPGSLGLGDGRSVADINVTQEGGVDEALSIIDQALSQVDSLRGTLGAASNRLTATTDNLSVASENLLAARSRISDANFASESTQNATNELLLRFNIGVQSQANNLYNSIFSDLLR
- a CDS encoding flagellin, with product MVINSIANNISALHIINQLNSTQSSLNTNLQRISSGLRINSPADDPSGFVLSNKISSQFRGLNRASENTQTTLNLVNTGTAALSQITELLNDIRDSAVAASGGSATEQAVILEKIDELNRIATTTKFDGKYLLNGALATDVDFRNGTRPFGASLAFGPNATDLLAGRSFLNIAQTNSGSTQIKVGGDATFNTGLVFQNDLAVSASQFINGGAAAAGGTALVGSTVNRVSLLTNGSIQFSGVLANGATSFSGSLSIAGGTTVTNLVTSIQSSIDAAETSIGVNGTGTLETTVGIDGNGRLTFSNGQNQITEFDATLTVRNSSNAIQTQIGITRDTDVFNIEAGATTTSAAIGNNITAVTGSTFDSGAFNITVSNIIAPEQRQLTIVDEFDRNFGGASARAIDPVNGSFLNGVSIVTGDTFTINGTEADGTTFSTQLTVGVDGGAGDGLIDDYGSLIAEINNRDKTKTAVGFQNSIATLNDATGKISLFDDLAQDSVSDLQIIVDRTLTSNVDIVNSGVDQTGAEATAALSINGGPAQTATVGQVVTLQGVNLSGGTAPEVTFRVGRNFVAGTDQLQTTAKEFVGSLNGGTLVTFQNGDSDVQFTAGDASIYPIKKFQQVTLDFDSILDITTPKTAGGETFVISTTNKALTFQIGGDSDQFKQILFADVTSDNLGSSASATLDNIDVTTASGATAAIAIADAALTQVTDLTARLGAFQSRLNDTINSLDSGALALETAFVDIVSADLATETTQLARNSILLQAEAAVLVQSNALSNSVFEILLGLRN